The proteins below are encoded in one region of Methanofollis aquaemaris:
- a CDS encoding AMP phosphorylase — protein sequence MKLTTRLIDIGNRGVLLNAADAREISVRDGDRVEVKSLATGETVSAFVDTTASIIGPGTIGVYRPTQVRVDVLDGAEVEVRAADRPASLAYIKKKMDGQRLNQEETYAIIRDVVADDLSPSELTAYIVSTYTNPLDMDEVEYLTRAMVDTGDQLRFPSYPIVDKHSIGGVPGNKISLLVVPIVAAAGLKIPKTSSRAITGAAGTADLMEVLAPVEFTATQVQQMTEKVGAVIVWGGATNIAPADDRFITVEYPFKIDARGQMLASVMAKKYAVGANLVAIDVPVGAQTKVPTVEEGRRLSREFIELGERLGMQVECALTYGESLVGRTIGPKIEVQEALSVLEGATEPNSLIQKSLSIAGIILEMAGKAAPGQGYTLAQEILASGKALAKMKEIIEVQGGNPAVTAADIVPGTYQYVVKAPTTGYVIELNNKALISLARAAGAPQDQGAGVCIHAKKGTRVQAGEPIITVYADRKWRLQKALEEGRRLMPVVVEGMLLDRVPGRHWTTRGGQQYGQ from the coding sequence ATGAAACTCACGACCAGGCTGATCGATATCGGGAACCGTGGCGTCCTCCTGAACGCCGCCGACGCCCGGGAGATCAGCGTGCGGGACGGTGACCGCGTGGAGGTGAAGAGCCTGGCCACCGGCGAGACGGTCTCGGCCTTCGTCGACACCACCGCCTCGATCATCGGGCCCGGCACGATCGGGGTTTACCGCCCGACCCAGGTGCGGGTCGACGTCCTCGACGGCGCCGAGGTGGAGGTGCGGGCCGCCGACCGTCCGGCAAGCCTCGCCTACATCAAGAAGAAGATGGACGGCCAGCGGCTGAACCAGGAGGAGACCTATGCGATCATCAGGGACGTCGTCGCCGACGACCTCTCCCCCAGCGAACTCACCGCGTACATCGTCTCCACCTACACCAACCCCCTCGACATGGACGAGGTGGAATACCTCACCAGGGCGATGGTGGACACCGGCGACCAGCTCCGCTTTCCTTCGTATCCGATCGTGGACAAACACTCCATCGGCGGGGTGCCGGGCAACAAGATCTCCCTGCTGGTTGTCCCGATCGTCGCCGCCGCCGGACTGAAGATCCCCAAGACCAGTTCGCGGGCGATCACCGGCGCCGCCGGCACCGCCGACCTGATGGAGGTGCTCGCCCCGGTGGAGTTCACCGCCACCCAGGTGCAGCAGATGACCGAGAAGGTGGGTGCGGTGATCGTCTGGGGCGGGGCGACGAACATCGCCCCGGCAGACGACCGGTTCATCACCGTCGAATACCCCTTCAAGATCGACGCCAGGGGCCAGATGCTCGCCTCGGTGATGGCCAAGAAGTACGCCGTCGGGGCAAACCTGGTGGCGATCGACGTTCCGGTCGGGGCGCAGACCAAGGTGCCGACGGTGGAAGAGGGGCGCCGCCTCTCCCGCGAGTTCATCGAACTCGGCGAACGACTCGGGATGCAGGTGGAATGCGCCCTCACCTACGGCGAGTCCCTCGTCGGGCGCACCATCGGCCCGAAGATCGAGGTGCAGGAGGCTCTCTCTGTCCTGGAAGGAGCGACCGAACCGAACTCTCTCATCCAGAAGAGCCTCTCCATCGCCGGGATCATTCTTGAGATGGCGGGGAAGGCGGCGCCGGGCCAGGGCTACACCCTCGCGCAGGAGATCCTCGCCTCGGGCAAGGCCCTTGCCAAGATGAAGGAGATCATCGAGGTCCAGGGCGGAAACCCGGCGGTGACCGCAGCTGATATAGTTCCTGGCACGTACCAGTATGTGGTAAAGGCCCCCACCACTGGATACGTGATCGAACTGAACAACAAGGCGCTGATCAGCCTGGCCAGGGCTGCCGGCGCCCCCCAGGACCAGGGTGCGGGGGTCTGCATCCATGCCAAGAAGGGGACGCGCGTGCAGGCCGGCGAACCGATCATCACGGTCTATGCAGATCGAAAGTGGCGCCTCCAGAAGGCGCTCGAAGAAGGACGTCGCCTGATGCCGGTCGTCGTCGAGGGGATGCTTCTCGACCGCGTGCCGGGTCGGCACTGGACAACACGAGGTGGACAACAGTATGGACAGTAA
- a CDS encoding MEMAR_RS02690 family S-layer glycoprotein: protein MKSTSKMMVFAAVFLVAAALLVMPASAEDRMIDVDDTFFANENPTDLNFSKVNAAVGGSMNRLVKYNEDDKSKGQKKSFRVSNDKITDELQGVDFADDIYGTYFVQNGTEVTDTKVYFEKPTLKITPVLASDKSSSVAGKTVTKDNKIFFKVDTGKVGSTYSAAATPNGYFNFEIKLIGKDGSEVVVIPHDGFNQELSGVDVTQQVLYVGNSTDYSGTVEANGLYLSDLTSQSYQIVASWTGPEGFDDYAKDSEAASFTISTVDLAIEANKENVVRNNDFTVTIRGAAKANYYLYIEKVSGLEPEQYPTLKPGQIGVTYSDSGLPAFDADMKFAYEGKDASALTTVNGKIDTGAPKTYALVKTSSGGLRTVGFTTSSDTKDRSFTFKVVDPDDATKDDDVKVKIEEGEVTITAEGAGTYYLGEEIKLSGTNTDSDNVYLFMTGPNLGKDNGVSLVDTSIDAYKADGKVERSVESDDTWEYRWDTSAIKGSVLESGTYTVYAVSAKGDLDNPVDKRNLKDVKYQTIGVYLKKPFLTLDDVASRVARGDELKVTGVAEGKPSDVHVWVFGKNYRMIDGTESVEDDGTFEFTLERDQTDELTTGQYFLVIQHPMTDGVFNVRPATAKEVADSDLDNPTDYVIRDATGGLIDLGKLPASEAATALIDALNSQNCDDTYAKVSFQVEDARIIIDAIGDQAIGTKFTITGTTNLAVGDELQVDVSGASFGPSEKTQASGFSGDSGQVTVEAGDDYNKWSYEVDAADFKADQYSVSVESVDADVSTSATFNVLEKVPTTPTTTTVTETVTTVETTTTAVETTTPAAPGFGALVALIGLGAVAFLVMRRD, encoded by the coding sequence ATGAAGAGTACGTCAAAGATGATGGTGTTCGCCGCTGTCTTCCTCGTCGCAGCTGCCCTGCTGGTCATGCCGGCAAGCGCTGAGGATAGGATGATCGACGTCGATGACACCTTCTTTGCAAATGAGAATCCAACTGACCTCAACTTCTCTAAGGTTAACGCGGCAGTTGGTGGATCTATGAACCGTCTGGTAAAGTACAACGAAGATGACAAATCAAAAGGTCAGAAAAAATCCTTTAGGGTCAGTAATGACAAAATCACTGACGAACTACAGGGTGTAGACTTCGCTGACGATATCTACGGCACATACTTCGTCCAGAACGGAACTGAAGTCACCGATACCAAAGTCTACTTCGAGAAGCCCACACTCAAGATCACTCCTGTCCTTGCTAGTGACAAGTCATCCTCGGTCGCCGGCAAGACCGTGACCAAGGACAACAAGATCTTCTTCAAGGTCGATACCGGCAAGGTCGGGTCTACATACAGCGCTGCTGCAACTCCCAATGGATACTTCAACTTCGAAATCAAGCTCATTGGAAAGGACGGCTCTGAAGTCGTCGTGATTCCCCATGACGGTTTCAACCAGGAACTCTCTGGGGTTGACGTAACGCAGCAGGTTCTCTATGTTGGCAACTCCACTGATTACAGTGGAACTGTTGAGGCTAACGGTCTCTACCTTAGCGACCTCACCTCCCAGTCCTACCAGATTGTGGCTTCCTGGACCGGTCCGGAGGGCTTTGACGACTACGCCAAGGACTCTGAGGCGGCCAGTTTCACCATCTCCACCGTCGACCTCGCTATTGAGGCCAACAAGGAGAATGTTGTCAGGAACAACGATTTCACCGTAACCATCCGTGGTGCGGCCAAGGCAAACTACTACCTGTACATCGAAAAGGTCAGTGGCCTTGAGCCTGAGCAGTACCCGACACTTAAGCCGGGTCAGATCGGTGTGACGTACTCTGACAGTGGTCTTCCGGCCTTCGACGCAGACATGAAGTTTGCCTATGAGGGCAAGGACGCGAGTGCCCTTACCACAGTGAACGGTAAGATCGACACCGGTGCCCCCAAGACCTATGCGCTTGTCAAAACCTCCTCAGGCGGTCTGAGGACTGTTGGTTTCACCACCAGCAGCGACACCAAGGACAGGTCCTTCACTTTCAAGGTCGTCGACCCTGACGATGCCACGAAGGACGACGATGTCAAGGTGAAGATCGAGGAGGGTGAAGTCACCATCACTGCCGAGGGCGCAGGCACCTACTACCTCGGTGAGGAGATCAAGCTCTCCGGTACCAACACCGACAGCGACAACGTCTACCTCTTCATGACCGGCCCGAACCTCGGGAAGGACAATGGCGTTTCGCTCGTCGACACCTCTATCGATGCATACAAAGCTGACGGGAAAGTCGAGCGCTCTGTTGAGTCCGACGACACGTGGGAATACCGCTGGGACACCTCTGCTATCAAGGGCAGCGTCCTTGAATCTGGTACCTACACCGTCTACGCTGTCAGCGCCAAAGGGGATCTTGACAATCCTGTTGACAAGAGGAACCTGAAGGACGTCAAATACCAGACCATCGGCGTCTACCTGAAGAAGCCGTTCCTGACTCTTGACGATGTTGCGTCCAGAGTCGCCAGGGGCGACGAGCTCAAGGTGACCGGTGTCGCTGAGGGTAAGCCCAGCGATGTCCATGTCTGGGTTTTCGGCAAGAACTACAGGATGATTGACGGCACCGAGAGCGTTGAGGACGACGGCACCTTCGAGTTCACCCTCGAGCGGGACCAGACCGACGAACTCACCACCGGGCAGTACTTCCTTGTCATCCAGCACCCGATGACCGACGGCGTGTTCAATGTCCGTCCGGCAACTGCGAAGGAGGTCGCTGATTCCGATCTCGATAACCCGACTGATTATGTCATTCGCGACGCCACTGGCGGCCTTATCGACCTCGGCAAGCTTCCTGCCTCCGAGGCTGCGACCGCGCTGATCGACGCCCTTAACTCACAGAACTGTGACGACACCTACGCCAAGGTCTCCTTCCAGGTCGAGGATGCACGTATCATCATCGATGCTATCGGCGACCAGGCCATCGGCACCAAGTTCACCATCACCGGCACCACTAACCTAGCTGTTGGCGACGAACTGCAGGTCGATGTCAGCGGTGCGTCCTTCGGTCCGTCCGAGAAGACCCAGGCATCTGGCTTCTCCGGCGACTCCGGTCAGGTGACCGTTGAGGCTGGCGACGACTACAACAAGTGGTCCTACGAAGTCGACGCAGCTGACTTCAAGGCCGACCAGTACTCTGTTTCTGTTGAGTCCGTGGACGCTGACGTCAGCACCAGTGCTACCTTCAACGTTCTCGAGAAGGTTCCGACGACCCCGACCACGACCACCGTGACCGAGACCGTGACCACGGTCGAGACCACGACCACTGCTGTAGAGACCACCACGCCTGCAGCGCCTGGTTTCGGTGCCCTTGTGGCCCTGATTGGCCTTGGTGCGGTTGCGTTCCTGGTCATGCGCAGGGACTAA